The Mauremys reevesii isolate NIE-2019 linkage group 21, ASM1616193v1, whole genome shotgun sequence genome has a window encoding:
- the HES3 gene encoding transcription factor HES-3: MEKKRRARINVSLEQLKALLEKHYSHHIRKRKLEKADILELSVKYMKSLQNSVQGADYQAGFRSCLHGVNQFLLRSEGASEASSFHLLQELARASPRVSGSGCRTTDSSPIAPRPEPRGSRPGGRAAEQRGPLQKAGGSTQRPRAPSSQPQTEPGAAAPRRGPVEHRPSVPSRSQALWRPW, translated from the exons ATGGAGAAGAAGAGACGAGCCAGGATTAACGTGTCTCTGGAGCAACTGAAGGCTCTGCTAGAAAAGCACTATTCTCACCAC atcCGAAAGCGCAAGCTGGAGAAGGCAGATATCCTGGAGCTGAGCGTCAAGTACATGAAAAGCCTCCAGAATTCGGTGCAAG GGGCTGACTACCAGGCCGGCTTCCGGAGCTGCCTGCACGGGGTGAACCAGTTCCTGCTGCGCTCCGAGGGGGCCAGCGAAGCTTCCTCCTTccacctgctgcaggagctcGCCCGGGCCTCCCCGCGGGTGAGCGGCTCCGGCTGCAGGACCACGGACAGCAGCCCCATCGCGCCGCGcccggagccccggggctcccggcCCGGCGGCCGCGCGGCGGAGCAGAGGGGCCCTTTGCAGAAAGCCGGCGGCTCCACCCAGCGCCCCCgggcccccagctcccagccccagactGAGCCGGGCGCTGCTGCCCCGCGGCGCGGCCCCGTGGAGCACAGACCCTCCGTGCCCAGCCGGAGCCAGGCGCTGTGGCGGCCCTGGTAG